A single region of the Amphiura filiformis chromosome 7, Afil_fr2py, whole genome shotgun sequence genome encodes:
- the LOC140157892 gene encoding uncharacterized protein, producing MTILQLRTLSFVLLFQCSFMVHNHALAEPLEEIFKLNDTLANPDVFLPGIGTTRFWTSIYYALGDHPWGNQPTKEALGNLCVGFKPFLKDSILTQIFDVRKICREILKSVEEDSYLGGVSNQCSAAWNDIKPDQFHSVTPQRRKRKKRSDRWWNRPWSDANDGTTPTPGNTTPSPPSSFLSGDRTWFGG from the exons ATGACTATCTTGCAGTTGAGGACGTTATCATTTGTTCTGCTGTTCCAATGTTCATTTATGGTACATAATCATGCGCTAGCCGAGCCACTTGAGGAAATATTTAAGTTGAATGATACTTTAGCTAATCCAGATGTCTTCCTACCAGGAATAGGTACTACGAGATTTTGGACCAGCATCTATTACGCATTGGGTGATCACCCCTGGGGTAACCAACCCACCAAAGAGGCTCTGGGCAACCTATGTGTAGGCTTTAAACCGTTTTTGAAAGACAGCATTTTGACACAGATCTTTGATGTACGTAAAATATGCAGAGAAATATTGAAATCAGTAGAAGAGGATTCGTACCTGGGAGGTGTTTCGAATCAGTGTTCGGCTGCTTGGAATGATATTAAACCTGATCAATTTCATTCAGTTACTCCTCAAAGAAGAAAGCG GAAGAAAAGAAGCGATAGATGGTGGAATCGACCTTGGTCTGACGCCAATGATGG GACGACTCCCACTCCCGGGAACACTACCCCTTCCCCGCCGTCGTCGTTTCTCTCTGGTGATAGAACATGGTTTGGAGGGTGA